TGCCGGGCATTCTCCGGGTCGGACGCATGGTTCCGGCAGTATTCGATCAGCCGATCGGTCGGCAGCAGTTGTTCGGCGACGATCGCCGCGTCGTTCCAGCTGCCCGCCGCCAGGAAGGCGTGCAGCGCTTCAAGGAAGTCCTGCTGCTCGACGAGGATGGTTCCGAGGACGCCGTTCACCTCCTCCGGGAAGCTGTTTCCGGCGGCGGAGGCGTCGACTGCGTACAGCCGCTTGGCTTCATCCGGATGGAAGGTCAAGCCGGTTTTTCCAGCCGCGCGGTAAGTTCTCAGCCAGCGCGACAGCTTGTCTGCCGCGAGCGGAATATCCCCTTCGCGCCGTGCCAGGCGCGCTTCGAGATAGAGGCGGATCAGGGAGTTTTCCGGACAGAGCGCCAGCAGCGCCCGGCAGGCATCGAGACGGTTGTCGAAGTAACAGCGCGCAGCGAGGCGCTCGGCCATGAGCGGCTTCGTTTCCGGCTGCAGCCGGGCGAGCAGCGGGAGCGGATCGGCGGATGTCGCCAGCAGAACTTCGCGGACGACCGGATCAGCCAGCGCCTCTTTCGCATTCTCTTTCGCGGCCTTTCCGGCGATCCGGCGGAACGCCCACAGATCGGGGGTGCGCCCGCCGGCCACAGCGGCGACCATATAACGGAGCGCCTGCGGCCCCGGCGTTTTTTCGTTGGTCCGCAAACTCAGCCAGGCGAGACCGATCGTGTCGGCGAATCCCTCGCGGGCGGCTTCGCGCAGCCGGGTGTAGTACCGGAACGCCTCCTCCGGGGCCCGGTTCAGCTGCAGATTGCCGAGCATATAGAGCACCCAGGTCGTCCGGTAATGCCGGAGCTCCGGCGGCAGGGATAGCAGTTCCCGCCATGCTTCGGGGCAGCGGTCGTCCGGGTCGGTCATTACGGCATTTCTTCCGAGCGCATACAGATAAAACTCGCGCAGCTTCGCGGGGAGGGCGGACGGAACCGCTTCCGGGGAAGGCTGTCGGCAGAACGCCAGATAACGTTCGAGCGCAACCGGGCATTCCCGCTCCGGCAGGCCGGCCGCGGCTGCGGCGGCCAGGAAATCGAGCCGGGTTCCCTCGGCGGTGGATACGTTTTTCGCCGGCTTCGGAACGATCGGCATGTCGGGGTGGAAATGCTCCGCCAGCGCCTTGATGTGGCAGGCGAGATCGAAGTCGCCGGTTCGCGGCGTTTCGAACGCCAGATAGGATTCCGGGAAGTACGGCCCGCAGCCGAGAGCCGCGGCGGCGGAAAGACCGAAGGTCAGTGCGGCAAGCAAATTTTTCATGGTTTTATTTCCTTTATGACAGGATGATTGGTTTCGTCGATGAAGAATGTGGCGGCGCGCACCTGTGTGCCGCAGCCGCCGAACGGAACCGAGAGCCGGTCCGGCAGAACGGCGAACGCCCGGTTGCCGGATTCGTTCCTCACGCCGGGAGCGAGGTCGAATTCGCCGGTCCGCCGCGGCCAGGAGAGTTCAAGCCGGAGCGGTTCAAGCTGAATCCGGGCGCGGGGCGTGACCCGGAGCTCGACCGCGTTCGGCGCGGTCCGCCGCAGCTCGATATCGAGCCGCTCGACCGGGATGACTCCCGTTTCGAGTTGTGCGATCGTTTCCCGGTCGTAATTGAGCAGATCGCCGCGGACCGGAAGCCGGAACCAGATGACTGGCAGATCTGGATTTTCCCGCAGGAGATCGCGGAGCAGCGCCGGGTCCGGAGCGGCCAGACGATTGTTCCAGCGTCCCTCCGGCGGAGCGCCGCCCTCCGCACTGATGGCGGCGAAAGCTCCGGTGCCGGGGTCGAACGAGAGCCGGTAGGCGTAGGTCGGCAGCGCGAGGCGGAACGGCCGCCCGAGCTTCCGGGCCCGGACGATCGCGGTTCGGGCAACGGCCGGGTCGAGCAGCGCATACGGTTCTTCGATGTTCCGCGGCACGTCGAGTCCGTGCAGCTGAAGCACGTAATAGTCGGCCTGCCGGGCCGCGTCGGCGAAGGCGGCGTGCGGCAGGTGGCAGGGCAGGGCGGTAATGGAGAATTCGCGGACGGATGCGGGAAGCGCCTGCCGCAGTTCCTTCAGGCGGTCCGCATATTCCGCCAGCCGCCGCTCGGGTATATCGGCGTCGAGCTGGACCCGGGGGCAGCCGTTCCGGACGATTTCGGCAGCAAGCCGCCGGAATCCCTCCGTGCTGAAGGCGTCGAGGCGAAGCCGGAAAACGGCGGTGACGCCGGGACGGCGCCAGAACTCGGCCGGTGCGGCGGAGCGTTCGGTTTTGTCGCGGGAAAGCTCTGCCGCGAATGCCGAAAGCGGCCGGTCGCATGCGCGGACCGCCAGTTCCGTTTCCGGCGTCCAGCTGCGCTGCCAGAGATAGAAGGCGCGCTCCGCCGCAGGCACCGGCAGACAGGCCGGCAGAATGAACAGCAACAGGATAAATTTCATGACGACGGCCCTTCCTCCTCCGGAGGGTAATCTACCGAATGCGGCGGAAAATACAAGCCGGATTCGTTTTTTTTTCCGTTTTTTTTCGTTTCCGGTGCAATATCGGGGGAAGAAAGCGCGTTATTTTAACAATTACGGACTTGAAAATCGAAAAATTGCGGTTATATTCCTTAGGATAACCTAAAAGTATTTGCAGTTATTGTATCAATAACATTTCAAGATTCCTGACAGTTTTTGGGAGTGAAGGAAAATTATGGAGCTGAGAAACGTATTCAAGGTTGGCGCGTTCGGTCTTCTGCTGGCAGCCGCGGGCGGGTGTTACGAATACCCGCTGCCGCCGGCGGCGACGATGGGGGATACCTATACCCAGCGGAAGCAGGACGGTGCGGACCGCCTGCTGGACGACATCACCGACCTGACGCTGGCCGATGCCCAGCGGATCGCCATCAGGAACAATCCGACCTACATTGCGGCCTATCACGCGGTCAATGCGGCCCGGATGCGCTACCTGCAGGCCTGGGGCGCCTATTCGCCGACCGTGAGCGCGAGCTTCTCGCTCGGCGACAAGCAAACCTGGACCCGCAATACCGTCAATACGACCGGAACGCCGAATTATACGGAGGGCATTTCCACGAGCACGGCGATCAACGTGAACTGGCTCGTGTTCGACGGTCTGGCGCGTGAATTCTCCGTCCTGATCTACCGGCATAACTTCGACTACCAGAAGATGCTCGAAGAGGACGAAGCCCGCACGATGATGCGCGCCGTCGCCTACGCCTACAATACGGTTCTGCTGGCTATCGAAAACAAGCGCATCGCCGAAGAGGACCGCGACTTCCAGAAGTCGAGCCTGCGCGATACGCAGCTCAAGTATCAGGCCGGTGCGGTTCCGCTCTCCGACGTGCTGAACTTCGAAATCCAGATGAACTCGGCCGAGACGAACCTGATCAGCGCCGACTACCAGTACGAAACGGCGATCTA
This portion of the Victivallis lenta genome encodes:
- a CDS encoding DUF3142 domain-containing protein, which gives rise to MKFILLLFILPACLPVPAAERAFYLWQRSWTPETELAVRACDRPLSAFAAELSRDKTERSAAPAEFWRRPGVTAVFRLRLDAFSTEGFRRLAAEIVRNGCPRVQLDADIPERRLAEYADRLKELRQALPASVREFSITALPCHLPHAAFADAARQADYYVLQLHGLDVPRNIEEPYALLDPAVARTAIVRARKLGRPFRLALPTYAYRLSFDPGTGAFAAISAEGGAPPEGRWNNRLAAPDPALLRDLLRENPDLPVIWFRLPVRGDLLNYDRETIAQLETGVIPVERLDIELRRTAPNAVELRVTPRARIQLEPLRLELSWPRRTGEFDLAPGVRNESGNRAFAVLPDRLSVPFGGCGTQVRAATFFIDETNHPVIKEIKP